The Triticum urartu cultivar G1812 chromosome 6, Tu2.1, whole genome shotgun sequence genome includes the window TGGTTCAAAAATTAGTAGTAGTGAAGGGACCTCAAATGTTAATCCTATTTGGTCGGCTGTGTGGAAGTTGGAAGTCCCTAGTAAGATAAAAATCTTCATCTGGCGAGCTCTTAAAGGTGTTGTTCCTGGTATGGCAGTTCTCGCTTCTAGGCATATTAAAGTCTCGGCAGAATGTCCTATTTGTCGTTCTGGGCCTGAAGATACCCGCCATTTGCTGTTTACTTGTACACGCGCTCGGCAAGTTTGGAAGGCACTTGGCCTTAATACAGTTATTGATCAAGCTTTGGCAGTGGATCTTTCAGGCTCTTTAGTTTTGGAAGAAATCCTATGATGGCCACACAGGAAGTCGCCGGTGTTAGGACAGGTAGGCTTGAAAGAAATAGTGGTTGTGGCCTCATGGTACATATGATGGGAAAGGAGAGAAGCAAGGAAAGGCGAGAACGTCAAATGACCTCTTAGCCCAGCTTTCGCTATCCAAGCACTAACGGCAGACTATGCAGAGAAGTCTCCTCAGGAGCAGGCGAGAAGAGTAGGCTGGGAGAAACCACTTATTGGTACTTACAAGTTAAATACTGATGCATCTTTCTTTGAAGATGGTATAGGATCAATGGCTGCTATTGTGCGTAACAGTCATGGGGAAGCAGTTGCCGGTGTTGCAGAGATTTTTAGTTATGCCTCAAGTGTTGCGTCTACAGAAGCAATGGCACTTTACCTTGGTCTTCGACTAGTACGTGATATTGGATGCTCAAAAATCACCGTGGAGTCCGACTGCTTAGAGCTCGTTACCGCTTGCAATGGAGGTTCAGAGATACTGGTGTGACGTCCTCGGTTcaattgtacactaatcatacatgcaaatgtgtacgattaagatcaaggactcacaagaagatatcacaacacaactctagacacaaattaaaataatacaagctttatattacaagccaggggcctcgagggctcgaatacataagctcgaaaacacaagggtcagcggaagcaacaatatctgagtacagacataagttaaacaagtctgccttaagaaggctagcacaaaagcaacaacgatcgaaaaggcaaggcgtcctgcctgggagcctcctaactactccaggtcgtcagcggccatcacgtagtagtaggcaccctcggggtagtagtagtcatcagtggtgtcgtttggttcctgggatccgtcatctggtcgcaacaatcgggtataggggaaaataggtagcaaagcaaccgtgagtactcatccaaagtactcgcaagacttacataagatctaaactaagtatgcatctgtatcaaaggaaatgggttgtatctgtggactaaactgcagaatgccagaaaagaaggggaaagcctagcctatcgaagactagcatcttcaagcattttgcagcatatagaagagtacagatcaacataatgtaaagtagtagtagtgttatcaacctcggccagagatcctttctcgactccctgcgagaaagcaatcccagagccatactatccatttatcatctcaagtatccagttctagttgtatcgatcgggatacaactccaagtgtccgttactgaaggataggctatcgatagatgttttcttccctgcaggggtgcaccaacttacccaccacgctcgattaactctggccagacacactttcctgggtcatgcccggcctcggccaaacaatacgccgcaacccaacctaggcttaatagagaggtcaagcatgccggactaaacctatgcccccatgggtcatgggccatcgccccgggaactcctgcacgttgcgaacgcggccggtgagcagacctagctacctccttcaaaaaggcaggtgcttaccagtccaacccggcgcacgccgctcaattgctgacgtctattaagtttcagctgatgcatacgacgcagaacgcccatactatgcccacgtgatggttagtgctatcaggccagaggcccctcggatcaaatatccaaaccgttagtgtgttggtagtgcggtcacaagcagagactcacgaaagatgtgaccccgtcgccccgtctcgagtacttgcggcaagggctaagaatgctcGGGCACGCCTCGTGTTCAACTCTCGGgtaccctccaggtcaacccgtctcCATATCACttgcgggtacccctcagggtcaaCCCGCCTTTCTAAGTAACAGTTGTAAAGTCCAAGTatccgtgtgtccaaacatcaaggagaaaacccgaggaatcacccctggtaaattccactcgatgtaatcgtcaaggtgaatgtaagaggatccaccctcgaggttcacacttgaggggtttcacgacagagccgtatcggaagtggttaaggaggaaatcaccctcgatgaccatgacCAAATAACTACACTACAGAGGTcccatcaggagtgatgtaagaggttccaccctcggcactcgatggtaactctgtagagtcgtacaactaggggggtgatgtgcagtgtcggggcctggacgtcgatcacgttgatcgagtcatcgaacataaagcggggcaagtgggacaaggtgggggtcacggatggatctctaaccaacctatattaaccagtttagaataagcaggtaaggtatggaagcaggtaacaaaaacatgctatgcatcagagtaggatcatacagaaagcagtagcagttctaatgcaagcatgagagggaaagaaatgggcgatattggaatgctcaaggagggtttgcttgcctggttgctcatacgagaaggaggggtcatcggtgacgtagtcgatcacaggggcatcagcaACTGTTCCGGggtctatcggagagaagagggggaagaaacagtaaatatgaAGTAAACAAAGCATCGCAAAGCATAGCATGGCAGTATgatgtgccgggtgtgacctaacatatggctacacgatataggtaaagggggaattcaaccgggaatgttttcccggtttTGGACCTGTGTCAGATAGATGACTGGAGGGAgaatgttccatgttcagatagttagaggcatctgataggtatgtgggtagcgtattcggattcgtctcgtcgttctgagcaactttcatgtataaagtttttcgatccggactatggtttattttctatgaatttccGAAGATTTAAACAGTTATTTGAAATTCCCTGAAAATTGGCTAAGTCTGAGAAATCCTCAGTTTTAAACATCACTTGGCTGTTTTCCGAAGGCTATAACTGTAGTTCTGTCCATCCTATGGCTTAGTGCCCTTTACCAATTTTTATCACCTTTCCATGATCTACATGACAGTTCCAAGTTCATATATGTTAGTGACCATTTGCCTGTCCAAATCTTCATTTGAAAAGTGCTACTGGATGTCAATTCCAGAATCTGTTTTTCAGTTCTTCCAGTTAACAGAACATAGACTTTTTGTCATTTTATAGGAATTAATCTAGGCGACTTTTGAATTTGGTCCAATGGAAAGAATTGAACCCTACCAAGTGTACTACACGCCCATGTAAATTTTATCTCAAGCTTGTTTTGCTGCTGTTTTGAGGTTGTTCAGGGGGCTAACCAATGCTGTTTTATAAAAGCTAGCAGCTGCTACAGTAACTGAATGTTGCTGTAGCAGCGCTGCACTAGTAGCAGGCAGCGAGCAACGCAGCAGCGGAGCAGCGAACAGTGGCAGCCGGAGGCTGGCGAGGCCAGAAGCGGAGGCGGCCGGAGGTGGGCACAACCACactcaacacacacacacacacacagcacGGACACACCACACACACTGCACGCACGCACACGGGCATGCCGGCGATCATGACTCTGGCCAGGGGGTGCAGCGCGCGAGCGGCAAAGGCGGCACGTAGGTGAAGGGGCAGCGGTGGCCAGCGCAGGGGCTGGCCTGCGCGCGTCCAGCGTGGGACAACGAGGCTATGGCCAGAGCATGGCTGGCAGCAGCGGGTTTAGCGAGCGCGGACCGCGAGGAGCGGGAGGAGGGGCGTGGCAGCGCAAGCTCGCAGGCAGCCACGGGCGCGGACGCAACAAGCGCGGGGCCTAGGCACGACCACGACGAACGGCGACTAGCTGCACGGCGGAGCCGAGCTCCGGTGAGGTTGCTAGCGACAGCTACGGGGACGAAACCGCATGTGAGAAAGAGGGAAAAGGCGGGGCTTACATCGCGCCTGCAGGTGTGCAAAGATGTGCTCGGGGAAGGCTCGAGGCGGCGGTTCCCGGCGATGGCGACGAcggagcagaggaggaagaaggagtcgAGGCGGGCGCTCCGGTGGCCGCGACAATGATGGAGGACGGCGGCGACCGTGGCGAAGAAGACGGTTGGTGGCGACGGTTCGAGGGCGTCCCGGCTTGATTTGGTCGCCGGGACGGACGAAGCTGGCCGCGGCGGGCCTTTTGGACGTACTCCCGCACGCCAGAGATGCCGGTGGCCGTGAGAACGACGGCGAGACAAAGGTCACCGCGGGATCTTCGAGCTCTAAAACAAGAGCCAGAGAAGCGGGGAGGCGATGGGGATCGAGGGAAAAAGGGAGAAATGGGGGTTAGGGTTTTGGTGGGCAAATATATAGGTCCAGGGGGGACGTGGAGGGCATCCACGACCATGGCGCCCTAGATGTGCTCCACGCACCACTCTGCCTCCTGTAGCGAGGTGGGAGGGGACCCAGGTCGGGCTGGGCTGCAGTGTAAATGGCTTAGAGCCCATCTGTACAATAGATGTAGCTCTTTTCTTTTATTACCATATGTTTTATTTCTCTAGCCTCTGTTTTGTACTTAATTCATTTAGCAAATGAGTTTTGTAAAATGTGGAGATGGACACATATTTAGTATTGCAATGTTAGGTGCTACCACCAAAAACTTAGGAGGAAGTTTGACTCAGCTTGAATTTTTCGTAAATAGAGAAGCATTCAAAAATGCTATTTTGGCATGGTTTTAAATGTTTGAGGGCATTTAATAACCTTTTaaaatattagtttcaacatgaCAAATATCCAGGGATTATCTaccacactttgaacattttagttttaatgtttaagaaatttgaatttgaacttaaACGGGATTGAACCATCGCGGATTTAACAACAGTAATcatggtgacatggcatcattagcagaggttactgtagcttaattatccgggcataACAACTGGCAGCATATACTGCTATTTTATATGATGCTTTCCAACTTGTACATGAGATGTCATCGATTCAGTTCCGTCATTGCCCCAGGGAAGTAAATAAGTTGGCACATGTTTTAACGAGTCATGCTTATGACTCAAAAGAATTAATTTGGTGGGATGTTGTTTCGCCTAATTTTCTAATACCTCATGTACTGAATGATGTAACACTCTCAAATTTGCAATAAAGTGGCAAGAGGCTTCCTTACAAAATAAAAAGCTGACTTGCAGGCCCTCCCCGGCTTTCTAGAATCTCCAAAAGCCCCTCTTCCTTTTTCGCCGGATCTTCTTGTGCACATCATCGCATATCCCAAAGCAGAAAACGCAAAAGAAACAGCAATCCAAGCAATCACGCGGCTGGTGCGAAGCAGCCAAGGACCAGCGAAGGGGGAGGGAGTTGACAATGGGACAGTGCGGATGCTTCGGGGCGGCGCAGAAGGAGCAGCGGGCGGAGGCCGACCGCCTCGAGGCGCAGGAGGCCCGCGCAAGGGCCGCCGAGGCCGCCCAGAAGAGGTAACCGCCGCCTTCTGCTCCAAGGAGCTCAAATCCTGATCCTAGTTTGTTGGTTCGAACTCTAAGGGCCGATCAGGTAGGTTTGGTTGTTGGATAGTAGTAGGAGCGAAGAATTCGGCCGTTCAACGCGGTATAATCCCGACCATGCTCCGTGTCGCCCTGGTTTCTTGGTGGGATGCCCTGATTCTTGCCGGATTGGGTTCAAGGTTTATCGGATCGGATAGGTTTCGAGACTGCCAGAGTTCACCAGGTTGGATCTAGATGTTCGTCCCTGAAGCAGTTCATGGAACCGGATGGAGTTGGCCCCTTCTTGAATCGCGGCGCACTACTCAGACATCGCCGTAACAACAATGGCCTCACTGGAGGAAACTTACAATCAGCACTTACTGATCTTTGTTTTCTGTACTACCTTGACTTCTGAAGCAATGGTTCCTATGATGACATCATTGTGGTATCTGCAATTTATCTGTCTTCAAATTTTCAGACTGCTCTATCAACCACATCGGTATGTAGACTTAGCAGATTGTGCTGCAACAAGTGTTTTTCCACTCATTGTACTTATCATAAGGCGGTTCAACCATCTCATTGAAATCTTAAGAGTAGCAATTATATGTGTCTGACCACTCCGATTCCAAGCCGCTCCGATTGTTCAAACATTCTGCTGACTAATTCCATCTTTGGCTCTTTATCTCCTCCTGGAGTTGTGATTCTGGTTTGTCACAACCTGTTTCAGAAATCACCTATTGTTTTGCTAAAATGATTGTGCTGGGTACTGCAATTAATTTCAGAAGATGTATTTCCCAGATCTGGTTCTAGATTTAAGTTGGATTGATTAGGTATAATTGGATTATCAGAATTGTGTGGTAATACAAAGATTCCATTCTCCTTGTGTACTTTATGCTTGGGAATAAAGTTCAGGATGCAGTCGTCAAGTATACATGTTCAAGATTTCTGTGTTTTTCTATCAGAAAAAACTTTATTTGGTTTTATTATGGTATAATATGCTTGTTTGTGTTGGTCAACGGTTGCTTTCGAGTCATTACTGTTGTTGTTGAAATGAATAAGTTCGTTTTTCAGGAAGTTTATGTCATGCAATATCTTGTTCTGTTTAGATCACGCACTTGCATCTCTTAACAACATCTACCAGTTCATTTGGTCTTTTAGTTTACAGACGTATTTCTTTCCAACATCTATGTGCGGTACATCAGCTTCAgaccccccctccccctcccttaccgccatgtatttttttcttatgtttGTATAATGATTCTTTTATAGCTTACATCAGACATGTTGGTAAGCTCCAATGGTGTCTGCTGTGAATCAAAGTCCTATTACAACTTTGGACTGTTCATACTTTATTAACTCAACCTGAAGTAGCGTGGTCACAATTTAGTTTTTTTAACCTTCAGGCAGCAGGAATATGAAAAGTCAGCTGCTGGACGAGCAGCACGAGCACATATTAAAGCTATGAAGGAGGCCAAGACATCATCAAACCAAGGAGAGCCGGTTCTGAAGGTATTTTATCCTACTTGAGTAGTGACTACGTGTTTACGTTAAGCCTAAAGTTTAACCTTGTGAGATTCATTTCTCTGTTGGATACTTACCTTCTGAGCTTTTGATTGTACAGTGGCAGATGGGGTAAATCATCGTATGTGTCCTTGCAACTTTCAGCGTGTAAGTATGAATACTCACTGAATCATACCGAGGGTCTTCCATTTCCTATGTGATTGTGTTATCTGGTAATGTAAACGGATGAAAAACTGTACTGTTAAGTAGCCACCGCCTGTCTAAGTCTAAGTAGGATTGGTTTTCATTTTTCGGATGTTTAACTATTCTGAAGGAACATAAATGAACACTGCAGATAAGAAATGCATTATAATGGTCAGCGTTTCGTTCTTCATTATAATTTTCAATCTCTTTTCTTCTTATAAGGGGCCCAATATGAGGAACAGAGACCAGCTTCATTTCCGCACACTTCTTTTGTAAAGTCTGTAATGAGAAGTGCTACTGCAGTGTTTGATTTCGTGAACTGTCAGAAAGTATGAAGTGAAAATTGATGATGGGGATATAATTTAGAACAAAACTTCAATTGTGACTTCTTATTGTTTTATTCTATGATCACCATAGTTCTACTCTGGTGCACGTTATTTTGATTGGTGTTGGGCCTTGTCTTGACACTTTTCTTCCGTGCCCTTTTCAGGTTGTTGATGGTGTGTGGAAGCTTGTTTTCTTTTGATCATGCGATGCAGTTTGGTCACCTAACTCAGTTGTGATTTTTGTCAGTGAAATGTACATCCTTTTAGTCACTGCTATACACGCCTATTCAGAGTTATGTATTGCCCAATCTGTCTTCTAGAAGTGTGTCGCGTGTTACTGTACAATCTATAGACAGTGGTGGTTGTCTGGCAAGGTAGGTATTTTGCTTACACTTCTTTTGTACAAAGCTACGGGAGCATGATACCTGCAACTATCCAGTGGGTTTTCTTTTTACCAAAGACCAGTCGTGTAGATGTTCTTGTTGCATTGAAAGTGCTCACTCTATGAGAAGATGGAAGAAAGGGAAGGATTATTCATGTGCAGTAAGCTAGATACAATCGTGTAGAGTGGCATTATCTTGAAGCGATCTTGCTGCAGCAAGGCTTTAGCATCAATTTTGTTCGCATCATTAAATTTTTTTGAAAccgaggcaaaagatttgccccATATATTAATTAAGAGAGAATATAGATTGAGTTAGGAAATACATACAATGAGATTATTCTCCCAACAACATGACCCTAATTTCTCGGCACCTGTTGTGACCCAAAACTTCATTTCGTTGATGACCATGTTAAGCAAGATCGGGGGAGGGGGTACTCTTGTGCTAGAAGACCTGAGTGTTTCTCTCGTTCCAAATCGACCAAGGCACAAGCATGGTGAAAGAAGCCATGGCCCTAAAATGATTGGCCCATATTGTGCTCAAGGTGCCACAAAGATGTGTCCATGCTCATCAGTTGGAGGTTGTCAATAACCAACTTCCAAATCGTGTACCGACATTGGAAGAATATGTGATTACCGGATTCTTCTATCCTTTTGCAAAGCAGGCAAATGTCAATTTGTCCACCCTTTTTTGACGAGTCTATCGGCCGTCCAAATGTGATCTTGAATTGCCAACCACAAGAACTTCACTTTTGGCGCCGCCCGAACCTTCCAAACGGCATGCTCCATTGGAGATAGGACCTATTAGAGTAAAAGGAGATTGAAAGTGAATGGACGATTAGTCCCGGTTTCTATTGATTCTCAAGTATATATATACATCTAGAAGAGATGGGAAGAAGAGGTGTCTATTCGAAAGCATCCCTCCAGAACATGTGCCTTTTGACAATATATAGAGAGAATGGGCATGACTCTTCGGGGTTGGACACACCCCTTGCTAATGACATTTTGTTAATTATTTAGTGCTAATTAATAATAGACATGTGCTAATTTATTCCAAATACTCCTGCTTGTATAACACCGCTTATTGATCGTCATTAAAGGCTTCTTGAACATCATTGAAGGTGTCTTGTATATTCGTCTTCCATCTTGAGAAATCCTTTGAAAAATCTTGAGAGTCTCCCCACAAAAACCATGTGGGGAAAATATGAGGACAATAGTGCTGATATGTTGCTAAAACTCCTTTAAACCCAGTGGAAAAATAATAAGGACAAAATGATGCAGCATATTATGATTGCTGACTCCTTGGTAACTCATATGAGAAAAACTTTGAAGAAGGATAAAACTCATTGGTGAATTTGGAGAACAATAAATATGCTTTGTATACTTTCCTTTAAAAACCCCAATGAGGAAAAAGAAAGTATTGCATATGCCGCCTCGTTAAAAACCTTTTATGAGAAACTTCGTGAGAAATCACAAAAGGGAAAAGATTGCGATCTGATATGCCGTTGAAAACTCCTTTAAAACATAGTGGGAGAAATATAAGGAAAAATGATATGACGGTTGGTGCAATATCTGCCTACCTTTGTTTTGGAGATTGTTGACAGAAACAGGTATGAACTGATTTGTTTGCTAGTGCATACAGAGAGAAATAGTCCATACAGAGCCGAAAAGAATGTTGTCTCCGGTGTCAAGTTCGAAGAACTTCACCAAAGTATATCTGCGTTGCAGAGAAGAAAGAGCTACATTTTGATGAAGACATGTAGACGAGAAGATTGAAGTGAAGGAATTACCTCTCAAAAATTTACTGCTGAAGCGAAGCATTTGATTTAGTATTGGCGTCCGAAGAAATTGACTACAGCAAACGGAAGTCGAAGACAAAGTGAAGACGTAGTATTCATTTTTGTTGTTCTTCTTTCGTTTATTTGAGTCATAGGACctccgtactattaagaggggtataGGTTCTCGAAGCTTAGATCCGTTGTGATGCTTAGTCAAAACCTATGAAAGTTGTGAGAGAAATATCTTTGTGTTCCGAGCAAATACTTNNNNNNNNNNNNNNNNNNNNNNNNNNNNNNNNNNNNNNNNNNNNNNNNNNNNNNNNNNNNNNNNNNNNNNNNNNNNNNNNNNNNNNNNNNNNNNNNNNNNNNNNNNNNNNNNNNNNNNNNNNNNNNNNNNNNNNNNNNNNNNNNNNNNNNNNNNNNNNNNNNNNNNNNNNNNNNNNNNNNNNNNNNNNNNNNNNNNNNNNNNNNNNNNNNNNNNNNNNNNNNNNNNNNNNNNNNNNNNNNNNNNNNNNNNNNNNNNNNNNNNNNNNNNNNNNNNNNNNNNNNNNNNNNNNNNNNNNNNNNNNNNNNNNNNNNNNNNNNNNNNNNNNNNNNNNNNNNNNNNNNNNNNNNNNNNNNNNNNNNNNNNNNNNNNNNNNNNNNNNNNNNNNNNNNNNNNNNNNNNNNNNNNNNNNNNNNNNNNNNNNNNNNNNNNNNNNNNNNNNNNNNNNNNNNNNNNNNNNNNNNNNNNNNNNNNNNNNNNNNNNNNNNNNNNNNNNNNNNNNNNNNNNNNNNNNNNNNNNNNNNNNNNNNNNNNNNNNNNNNNNNNNNNNNNNNNNNNNNNNNNNNNNNNNNNNNNNNNNNNNNNNNNNNNNNNNNNNNNNNNNNNNNNNNNNNNNNNNNNNNNNNNNNNNNNNNNNNNNNNNNNNNNNNNNNNNNNNNNNNNNNNNNNNNNNNNNNNNNNNNNNNNNNNNNNNNNNNNNNNNNNNNNNNNNNNNNNNNNNNNNNNNNNNNNNNNNNNNNNNNNNNNNNNNNNNNNNNNNNNNNNNNNNNNNNNNNNNNNNNNNNNNNNNNNNNNNNNNNNNNNNNNNNNNNNNNNNNNNNNNNNNNNNNNNNNNNNNNNNNNNNNNNNNNNNNNNNNNNNNNNNNNNNNNNNNNNNNNNNNNNNNNNNNNNNNNNNNNNNNNNNNNNNNNNNNNNNNNNNNNNNNNNNNNNNNNNNNNNNNNNNNNNNNNNNNNNNNNNNNNNNNNNNNNNNNNNNNNNNNNNNNNNNNNNNNNNNNNNNNttttactttctgttatttatattaaataaaataaaaatatttctgtctgttatctgattatccgtgcaatgtaaaaataccccgaaaataaaagttctccaaatgccctgaaatttaaatatgattttttctagaatatttgagaatatttggcactgagaacacaacaggggggtcaacgacctgcccacgagggtggagggcgcgccctaccccctgggcatgccccctgccttgtgggcccactatggccctcctccacttgtcctttcacccatacacttcttcctcctcccacaaacacgaataaccagctcaaacccgagtccaagctcgttttgctgccatttttgatctccttgctcaaagcacctctcacaaaactgcttggggagattgttccttggtatgtgactcctccattggtccaattagtttttgttctagtgctttattcattgcaaatttttgctgcttaggtgaccctgttcttgagcttgcatgtcaaatttatatggtcaaaagtagttttgatgcatgatataggccctaggcacttgtaggagtagttgctatcaatattattgagtttggtttacttttattttgaagttactaattttttttcagaattttttagaggaagaaatatgcttagggaaatgttccaaggtggttcttcaaggaagcaaggacccaggcttgcaatgcgtgatgctgatgacgagccaccaagaaacgctccagtgcgtccttgtgaatggccttctgagaactttatggatcgagcgggaattaaagaagaatttaatgcatatttgcataacgctgatcttgtgagcttcgaggaagagaagtgcagccagtatcacaacctcaccagtaccattgtgaggaggtttgaattttcaacttcacgtaactctccaactgtcctgtttgatctttatgataagtcttacactatggacttagaggattttaccactgcatgcaaacttccacaatggggtagtataagggatcctcgcaaatctgaatttagagattttcttgctagcataactgtagGAGagtctagagatattacacaagctaccatagggagcattcactttcctgctatacattag containing:
- the LOC125513473 gene encoding uncharacterized protein LOC125513473, yielding MGQCGCFGAAQKEQRAEADRLEAQEARARAAEAAQKRQQEYEKSAAGRAARAHIKAMKEAKTSSNQGEPVLKWQMG